Proteins found in one Streptococcus criceti HS-6 genomic segment:
- a CDS encoding PTS sugar transporter subunit IIA, translated as MEVTDVIDKNLVLTGLTARSKDEILRKLCQLLEEQAYLDDADSFLEDVYLREKAGQTGIGNFVAIPHGKSEAVNKIGVAIAINKYEIPWESLDGKGVKVVILFAVGNDTDNAQEHLKLLALFAKKLGKDRVVENLLAAQSVEDVVAAFA; from the coding sequence ATGGAAGTAACAGATGTGATTGATAAAAACTTGGTATTGACAGGTCTTACTGCTAGAAGCAAGGATGAGATATTGCGGAAGCTCTGCCAGCTGCTGGAAGAGCAGGCCTATCTGGATGATGCCGATAGTTTTTTAGAAGATGTTTATTTGCGTGAAAAAGCAGGGCAGACAGGCATCGGTAATTTTGTGGCGATTCCCCATGGTAAGAGCGAAGCGGTTAATAAAATTGGTGTGGCCATTGCCATTAACAAGTATGAAATCCCTTGGGAAAGCTTAGATGGTAAGGGGGTCAAAGTAGTGATTCTCTTTGCCGTTGGCAATGACACCGACAATGCTCAGGAACACTTAAAGCTCCTAGCACTCTTTGCTAAGAAATTGGGCAAGGATAGGGTGGTTGAAAATCTTTTAGCGGCTCAGTCGGTTGAAGATGTTGTTGCAGCTTTTGCCTAA
- a CDS encoding PTS fructose transporter subunit IIB: protein MKIVGVAACTVGIAHTYIAQEKLENAAKNAGYDIHIETQGTIGVENALTEQQIQEADIVILAIDVKISGMERFEGKKVIKVPTEIAIKSPNKLLQKAAEVAQG from the coding sequence ATGAAAATTGTTGGAGTTGCTGCTTGTACGGTTGGGATCGCCCACACCTACATTGCTCAGGAAAAACTTGAAAATGCTGCTAAAAATGCCGGTTACGATATCCATATTGAAACTCAAGGAACCATTGGAGTAGAAAATGCATTAACAGAGCAGCAAATTCAAGAAGCGGATATCGTTATTTTGGCTATTGATGTCAAAATTTCGGGGATGGAACGATTTGAAGGAAAAAAGGTCATCAAGGTTCCAACCGAAATCGCCATCAAATCTCCCAATAAACTCTTGCAAAAGGCTGCAGAAGTAGCTCAGGGATAG
- a CDS encoding PTS fructose transporter subunit IIC, with protein sequence MKDTWKKLNLKGHLLTAISYLVPIVCGAGFLVAIGMALGGTAQDALVQGKFTFWDALATMGGKALGLLPVIIATGIAYSIAGKPGIAPGFVVGLSANAISAGFLGGILGGYFAGFLALGILKTFKVPEWAKGLMPTVIVPLLSSLISGLLMIYIVGIPIAAFTNWLTTVLQGLSSSSMLVFGLVVGFLSIVDFGGPINKTVYAFTLTLLASGVKEPVTALQLVNTSTPIGFGFAYFIAKLLRKNIYGREQIETLKSAVPMGVLNIVEGVIPIVMNDIARAITAAAIGGAAGGAVSMAMGADSTVPFGGFLMIPTMSHPLAGVLAIVVNVLVTGLVYAFIAKNKTAEELATVSEVEEEDISLDDIEIL encoded by the coding sequence ATGAAAGATACATGGAAAAAATTAAACCTTAAGGGGCATCTTCTGACCGCCATTTCCTATTTAGTTCCCATTGTATGCGGAGCTGGTTTCCTTGTCGCCATTGGCATGGCCCTTGGCGGCACCGCTCAAGATGCCTTGGTTCAGGGGAAATTCACCTTTTGGGATGCCTTGGCCACAATGGGCGGTAAGGCTTTAGGGCTGTTACCTGTTATTATTGCAACGGGGATTGCTTATTCTATCGCGGGTAAACCAGGGATTGCTCCCGGATTCGTTGTAGGCTTATCAGCTAATGCGATCAGTGCTGGCTTTCTGGGTGGTATCCTAGGCGGCTACTTTGCCGGATTTTTGGCCTTGGGGATTCTAAAAACTTTCAAAGTTCCCGAATGGGCCAAAGGGCTGATGCCAACGGTCATTGTTCCTTTATTATCCTCTCTAATTTCTGGTTTGCTGATGATTTATATTGTTGGTATTCCGATTGCGGCTTTTACTAACTGGTTGACGACGGTTTTGCAAGGGCTAAGTTCTTCTTCCATGTTAGTATTTGGTCTTGTTGTAGGATTTTTGAGTATTGTTGATTTCGGTGGGCCAATCAATAAAACAGTTTATGCCTTTACCTTAACCCTGCTAGCGTCAGGAGTAAAAGAACCGGTTACGGCCCTGCAATTAGTTAATACTTCAACGCCTATTGGCTTTGGTTTTGCCTATTTTATAGCTAAGTTACTCCGTAAGAATATTTATGGCAGAGAACAGATTGAAACCTTGAAATCCGCAGTACCCATGGGGGTTCTGAACATTGTTGAAGGAGTTATTCCTATTGTTATGAATGATATTGCACGTGCTATTACAGCAGCGGCGATTGGTGGTGCTGCTGGTGGTGCGGTTTCCATGGCTATGGGAGCAGATTCGACGGTTCCGTTTGGAGGTTTTCTGATGATTCCGACGATGTCACATCCCTTAGCTGGTGTTCTTGCTATTGTTGTTAATGTATTAGTGACGGGTCTTGTCTATGCTTTTATTGCCAAAAATAAAACAGCCGAGGAATTAGCGACAGTCTCAGAGGTAGAAGAAGAAGATATTAGTCTAGATGATATTGAAATTTTATAA
- the alsE gene encoding D-allulose 6-phosphate 3-epimerase, whose amino-acid sequence MAHVHFSPSLMCMNLDKFTQEITFLNDHAQSYHIDIMDGHFVPNITLSPWFIEEVRKLSDVPMSAHLMVTDPTFWVERLISIRCEYICMHAEVINGLAFRLIDRIHDAGLKAGVVLNPETPVSAILPYIDLLDKVTIMTVDPGFAGQRFLESTLDKIVQLRNLRKEHNYPYLIEMDGSSSRKTFKRIDQAAPDIYVIGRSGLFAVADTIEESWAKMCQDYLEMTGKTVE is encoded by the coding sequence ATGGCACATGTTCATTTTTCGCCGTCACTAATGTGTATGAACTTGGATAAATTTACCCAAGAAATCACCTTTTTGAATGATCATGCTCAGTCTTATCATATTGATATCATGGATGGTCATTTTGTTCCGAATATTACACTTTCGCCTTGGTTTATTGAGGAAGTAAGAAAGCTCAGTGATGTACCAATGTCAGCTCACCTGATGGTGACTGACCCTACTTTTTGGGTAGAACGGCTGATTAGTATTAGGTGTGAGTATATCTGTATGCATGCAGAAGTTATTAACGGTCTCGCTTTTCGACTAATCGACCGTATTCATGATGCGGGACTAAAAGCTGGTGTTGTCCTGAATCCAGAGACACCGGTCAGCGCTATCTTGCCTTATATTGACTTGCTGGATAAGGTGACGATTATGACAGTCGATCCTGGTTTTGCAGGCCAACGTTTTTTGGAAAGCACACTTGATAAAATTGTCCAATTGCGTAACTTACGGAAAGAGCATAACTATCCTTATTTAATTGAAATGGATGGTTCGTCCAGTCGTAAGACTTTCAAGAGGATTGATCAGGCTGCCCCCGATATTTATGTTATCGGCCGCAGCGGTCTCTTTGCAGTTGCGGATACAATTGAAGAGTCTTGGGCAAAGATGTGTCAGGATTATTTGGAGATGACAGGAAAGACTGTTGAATAA